DNA sequence from the Cyanobacteriota bacterium genome:
TAACCCTAACTATTCTGACGAAACTTGCGCTGTTGATAGGCGCTTGATTCTACGAGACGATATGCTCCCTTCATCCGAGCTGAAAACCTTGCCTCAACTTGGTTAACCTCGTCGGTAGGTACCGCATCCCATGCTGCTTGTGAGGCCCATCGAACGATCACAATTACATCCCTAGGTGCGGTTGGGCTGATCCATACCTCTTTACCCAAATATCCTGGATAGTTAGCTAGTGCAGTTGACCAGATGTCATCATCTGCTTGGATAAATGCCTCTCGCAGCTCAGGATCGACATCAAATTTTAGCCATTCAATCACCATAGATTTACTCGTGAGCTAAACTTACAGAGTAGCGTGAATCAGTTAGTGCACCATCTAATGCCCCTGATACAGGATTGAACCACATGGACAGCAGCGATTTACTTAAACAACTTCTTATGATTGGCATCGGGACTACGTCGCTGGTGGCAGAAAAGTTGCGGGAGGCAACGGACGAGTGGGTAAAGACTGGTAAGCTGAATCCTGATGAGGCCACTAGTTTTGTTGACATGATGATGGAGCAACTCAGGTCACAACAGGGTAATTTTGAGGCTCAACTCCAGCGCCAAATTCGTAACATCTTGCAGGATATTGGTGTGCCTCGTCAGACAGAAATTGACGAACTACGCGGTCGGATCGATCGCCTAGAGCGTCAAGTCAGAGCCATAGAGAATCGTCTTTGGCAATAGCGGTAAGTTATTGGTCATATTTGCAGGAGAGAAACCCATGAGAGAGATTTTGATCAGTCTAGGAGTGATGGTAGTTTGTTGCTTATTGTTGGTGGTTTCTCAACTACTACCAATAACCACTGCCAACGCTACACCTACTGCTGAAACACCACTAGCTCAGACCACTAAGTCGCCAACATCAGAGGAGCCAGCACCCCACCAAGCTAGCGCCACGATAACTGAGAGCCAGTCTACAACTATTATTTCTATGTCAACCCCGCAATCAGATGCTCCAAAACCAGTAGTTACCACCCCTAGTGGGCTTCAGTATATCGATCTTGTGGAAGGCACCGGAGACAGTCCTAAACCAGGACAACGAGTTAAAGTGCACTACACAGGTACGTTAGAAGATGGCAGCAAGTTTGACAGCTCTCGCGATCGCAAGCGTCCCTTTGAATTTAAGATTGGAGTCGGCCAAGTCATTCGTGGTTGGGATGAGGGAGTTGCGTCCATGAAAGTTGGCGGTCGCCGCCAGCTCATTATTCCACCAGAACTGGGATATGGTGCTCGCGGTGCAGGGGGTGTTATTCCACCTAATGCAACACTAATTTTTGATGTAGAACTGTTGCAAGTTAACTAGGGAGTCTAGTAGGTCAGCTAGTTCGCTCTAGAGCCTAGTAGCTATCAACTAGACGCAGTCGGCCCTTGCGGACACCATAGAGTAAGCGATCGATAACCTTTCGCTCTTCATCAGGAAGATTCTCTTGCAGCACAGCTGCCTTCATCGTATAGCGGTCAGTTAACGTCAATACGCCAGAACTAGTGGCATGAGCAAACAGTTCAGCCATAGTGTAGGGGAAACAATCGGTAGGTGCCATAATATCCTCAGTTGAGAATGATAAAGATTCTATGAAGATCATAGGAATGGCTACCAAGCTATGTGTCTAGTGTTTCCTCGCGAAGTTTGGATAGCAAGCATTGTTTAATGTTAAATTTTCAGCAGTTTTACGTAATGATTACGCGAATTGTATCAACTTGCTTCATTAACGGTAATCTTGGTTGATTAACAGTAACCTTGGCTGATTGGTAGTTATTAGCCAACGACCTCTACAACCATACTAGTTACCTCTGCAAGCACATCAGTGTCAGACAGACATAGCAGTGCAAGGTTAATTAGAGTGTTTGCTGTGAGAACTTAGCCACTACGAGTTTTAATGGCAGCGCTCCCTAGATGTCCCTCTGAGCACTATAGCTAGTGCCAAGGTGTCAGTCCTGTATGCAGCTTAGAGGTGTTTACATAGACATCCCAGAGAGAACTGCCCGCTCTACACGTTACTGTCTTGCCAGATTTATCAATTAGCTCACCAAGGTTTAGTCAATTGAAATGGATTGTGGGCCTTGCTTACTAGGCGATTGTTCACCGGTAGATACTGTAGATTGGCCTACCTGTCGGTCAATCCAGCTTTTCACGGGCTCATCTGCTAGGTTCAGTCGCAACAAACCTGAGGCAAATCCACCCAAGAAGGCGATCGGCTGCTTCACGAACTCGTTGAGGATTGGTGTGATTTCGCTCATAAACATACCGCCCAACTCCTGTGCATACTATCGGTAATCGATATGCTTGCTATTTTAGTACACATTAGTTAACAGTTAGCTGCTAACCGTTAGCGCTAGGAATGTTCATGACAGTTGCCAACGCAGCCAAGATGCCGCGTTCAATAAGGTTTGGGTGTAAGGATGTTGGGGGTTCTTAAAAATTT
Encoded proteins:
- a CDS encoding TIGR03792 family protein — protein: MVIEWLKFDVDPELREAFIQADDDIWSTALANYPGYLGKEVWISPTAPRDVIVIVRWASQAAWDAVPTDEVNQVEARFSARMKGAYRLVESSAYQQRKFRQNS
- a CDS encoding phasin family protein — encoded protein: MDSSDLLKQLLMIGIGTTSLVAEKLREATDEWVKTGKLNPDEATSFVDMMMEQLRSQQGNFEAQLQRQIRNILQDIGVPRQTEIDELRGRIDRLERQVRAIENRLWQ
- a CDS encoding FKBP-type peptidyl-prolyl cis-trans isomerase, producing the protein MREILISLGVMVVCCLLLVVSQLLPITTANATPTAETPLAQTTKSPTSEEPAPHQASATITESQSTTIISMSTPQSDAPKPVVTTPSGLQYIDLVEGTGDSPKPGQRVKVHYTGTLEDGSKFDSSRDRKRPFEFKIGVGQVIRGWDEGVASMKVGGRRQLIIPPELGYGARGAGGVIPPNATLIFDVELLQVN